The Lichenihabitans psoromatis genomic interval GAGAGGTTCTGGACGGGTCCGATCCGCTCGACATCGTCGGGCCAGATGGCTCGACCATCACCTTCGCCAAAGGATCTTACAGCCATTATTGACGCCAGCTTCCGCCTATGGCGGAAATTCTTGGATCGCGCGTTCCTACATCGTGATGGAGCGGAACGCGGATGCGGCGGCAGCCGGGTCTCGGGCCGCCATGATGGCGCTCACGACCGCCAGGCCATCGGCACCGGCTTTGAGGATCGATGCCGCATTGTTCAACGTAATGCCGCCGATCGCTAGGATAGGCTTTGTGGTGCGGCGACGCATCGCGGCGAGGCCCGCGAGCCCGATGGGGGAGGCCGCATCGGGCTTGGTCGATTGCGGGAAGATCGGCCCGATCCCGAGATAGTCGGCGCGCGTCGCAGCGCTCTCGGCGAGATCACTGTCTTTGGTAATCGAGAGGCCGATCAAGGCGTTGGGTCCGAGGAGATGGCGCAGCATGTCGATCTCCATGTCGTCCTGCCCGACATGAACGCCATCGGCGCCGACCGCCAGCGCGACATCAGCGCGATCGTTGATCAGGAGCGGGATGCCGAGCGGCCGCAGCACCGACATCAGCGCGCGAGCTTCGTTGACGAAGGCGCGCGTCGGAGCCGTCTTCTCGCGCAGTTGCACCATGGTGACACCGCCCGCGACGGCGGAACCGACAATGGAGACAAGCCCGCGGGTGCCCGCAAGATCGCGGTCGGTGACGAGGCAGAGCCGGTAAATCTCCCGACAGGGCGCCATCACGACAGTTTCAAATCAGACGTGATGGCGGTCGCGTCCAGTGCCGCGAGTTGATCGATCCAAGCGGTTCGAAACGAGCCGGGTCGGGCTGTTTGAGCGGCGGCCCGCTCGCCGGCGATGCCGACGACCGCCAGTGCCGCCACCGCGGCGTCGAAGCGATCGGGCTCGATGGCGCAGAACGCGGCCGTAATGGCCGATAGGGAACAGCCGATTGCTGTTACCTGCATCATCAGGGGAGATCCATTGGCGAGATGCGCCTGGCGGCGTCCGTCGGTGATGAAATCGATCGCGCCGGTCGCGACCACGACACAGCCGACATGCCGGGCAAGCTCGATCGATAGGACTTCCGCCTCGCTGGTCGTATTGGCGCTATCGACACCTTTCGGGCGTGCTGCGGAGAGGCCGAGGCCGCAGGAGGCCGCAACCGCCATGATCTCCGAGGCATTGCCGCGGATGACGGATGGGCCAAACGGGAGCAGCTGTTGGACGGAGGCGTCGCGGAACCGGGTCGCACCCGCGC includes:
- the thiE gene encoding thiamine phosphate synthase, with product MAPCREIYRLCLVTDRDLAGTRGLVSIVGSAVAGGVTMVQLREKTAPTRAFVNEARALMSVLRPLGIPLLINDRADVALAVGADGVHVGQDDMEIDMLRHLLGPNALIGLSITKDSDLAESAATRADYLGIGPIFPQSTKPDAASPIGLAGLAAMRRRTTKPILAIGGITLNNAASILKAGADGLAVVSAIMAARDPAAAASAFRSITM
- the thiM gene encoding hydroxyethylthiazole kinase, whose translation is MTTEAIASPMATRIGQALDRLRERRPLVQNITNYVSMDIAANALLALGASPAMVHAPEEIDDFGRLIQALAINIGTLSSDWVAAMALAATVAHERGTPWVLDPVGAGATRFRDASVQQLLPFGPSVIRGNASEIMAVAASCGLGLSAARPKGVDSANTTSEAEVLSIELARHVGCVVVATGAIDFITDGRRQAHLANGSPLMMQVTAIGCSLSAITAAFCAIEPDRFDAAVAALAVVGIAGERAAAQTARPGSFRTAWIDQLAALDATAITSDLKLS